A single genomic interval of Lucilia cuprina isolate Lc7/37 chromosome 2, ASM2204524v1, whole genome shotgun sequence harbors:
- the LOC111678412 gene encoding flocculation protein FLO11 isoform X2: protein MNLIISHGQLMCYVCENCAQVTVETPQLECNEDYFNTGGSTDSSVQTTTEIPKTSPGITEDSDLTTKEDTTPTTVTTEEPTTITTTTETTTEKVTETTTEISTESTSEEIVETTHGSTTSTVAQPPTPPTVGPPMTTTGIPTPPNPGTVKPLDDVESLNNHSLAHEQNVGKDEVESVEVEHATTKTYKPSAEFRIRQLRSVSDVTYHCYKIHATTVNGTMVVNRGCSRVQTMESVCGQWEAQHPNEQVNKCYPCSRTKCNGSSALNVSITALIVAVVAVFIHRK, encoded by the exons atgaatcTTATCA TCAGTCATGGCCAGCTAATGTGTTATGTCTGTGAAAATTGTGCCCAAGTCACCGTAGAAACACCACAATTGGAATGTAATGAAGATTATTTTAATACTGGCGGATCAACAGATTCATCCGTACAGACAACAACAGAAATTCCAAAGACATCCCCAGGTATAACCGAAGACAGTGACTTAACAACAAAAGAAGATACAACTCCCACAACTGTAACAACAGAAGAgccaacaacaattacaacaacaactgaaaCGACCACTGAAAAAGTAACCGAAACTACCACAGAAATATCAACAGAATCAACATCCGAAGAAATTGTTGAAACTACACATGGATCTACAACTTCTACAGTGGCACAACCCCCAACACCACCTACAGTAGGACCACCTATGACTACCACAGGTATACCAACACCACCTAATCCTGGTACTGTTAAGCCCCTAGATGATGTAGAAAGTTTAAACAATCATAGTTTGGCGCATGAACAAAACGTAGGTAAGGATGAAGTTGAAAGTGTTGAAGTTGAACATGCCACCACCAAAACCTATAAACCATCAGCGGAATTTAGAATACGTCAATTAAGATCAGTCAGTGATGTAACCTATCATTGTTACAAAATCCATGCCACAACAG TAAATGGCACCATGGTGGTTAATCGTGGTTGTTCTCGTGTTCAAACTATGGAATCCGTCTGTGGTCAATGGGAAGCCCAACATCCTAATGAACAAGTTAATAAATGTTATCCCTGTTCTCGCACCAAATGTAATGGCAGTTCTGCTCTGAATGTATCAATAACCGCTTTAATTGTTGCTGTAGTGGCAGTGTTCATACACCGGAAATAA
- the LOC111678412 gene encoding flocculation protein FLO11 isoform X1, with amino-acid sequence MVLSNKSWCLFLILSITKVSHGQLMCYVCENCAQVTVETPQLECNEDYFNTGGSTDSSVQTTTEIPKTSPGITEDSDLTTKEDTTPTTVTTEEPTTITTTTETTTEKVTETTTEISTESTSEEIVETTHGSTTSTVAQPPTPPTVGPPMTTTGIPTPPNPGTVKPLDDVESLNNHSLAHEQNVGKDEVESVEVEHATTKTYKPSAEFRIRQLRSVSDVTYHCYKIHATTVNGTMVVNRGCSRVQTMESVCGQWEAQHPNEQVNKCYPCSRTKCNGSSALNVSITALIVAVVAVFIHRK; translated from the exons TCAGTCATGGCCAGCTAATGTGTTATGTCTGTGAAAATTGTGCCCAAGTCACCGTAGAAACACCACAATTGGAATGTAATGAAGATTATTTTAATACTGGCGGATCAACAGATTCATCCGTACAGACAACAACAGAAATTCCAAAGACATCCCCAGGTATAACCGAAGACAGTGACTTAACAACAAAAGAAGATACAACTCCCACAACTGTAACAACAGAAGAgccaacaacaattacaacaacaactgaaaCGACCACTGAAAAAGTAACCGAAACTACCACAGAAATATCAACAGAATCAACATCCGAAGAAATTGTTGAAACTACACATGGATCTACAACTTCTACAGTGGCACAACCCCCAACACCACCTACAGTAGGACCACCTATGACTACCACAGGTATACCAACACCACCTAATCCTGGTACTGTTAAGCCCCTAGATGATGTAGAAAGTTTAAACAATCATAGTTTGGCGCATGAACAAAACGTAGGTAAGGATGAAGTTGAAAGTGTTGAAGTTGAACATGCCACCACCAAAACCTATAAACCATCAGCGGAATTTAGAATACGTCAATTAAGATCAGTCAGTGATGTAACCTATCATTGTTACAAAATCCATGCCACAACAG TAAATGGCACCATGGTGGTTAATCGTGGTTGTTCTCGTGTTCAAACTATGGAATCCGTCTGTGGTCAATGGGAAGCCCAACATCCTAATGAACAAGTTAATAAATGTTATCCCTGTTCTCGCACCAAATGTAATGGCAGTTCTGCTCTGAATGTATCAATAACCGCTTTAATTGTTGCTGTAGTGGCAGTGTTCATACACCGGAAATAA
- the LOC111678412 gene encoding flocculation protein FLO11 isoform X3 translates to MCYVCENCAQVTVETPQLECNEDYFNTGGSTDSSVQTTTEIPKTSPGITEDSDLTTKEDTTPTTVTTEEPTTITTTTETTTEKVTETTTEISTESTSEEIVETTHGSTTSTVAQPPTPPTVGPPMTTTGIPTPPNPGTVKPLDDVESLNNHSLAHEQNVGKDEVESVEVEHATTKTYKPSAEFRIRQLRSVSDVTYHCYKIHATTVNGTMVVNRGCSRVQTMESVCGQWEAQHPNEQVNKCYPCSRTKCNGSSALNVSITALIVAVVAVFIHRK, encoded by the exons ATGTGTTATGTCTGTGAAAATTGTGCCCAAGTCACCGTAGAAACACCACAATTGGAATGTAATGAAGATTATTTTAATACTGGCGGATCAACAGATTCATCCGTACAGACAACAACAGAAATTCCAAAGACATCCCCAGGTATAACCGAAGACAGTGACTTAACAACAAAAGAAGATACAACTCCCACAACTGTAACAACAGAAGAgccaacaacaattacaacaacaactgaaaCGACCACTGAAAAAGTAACCGAAACTACCACAGAAATATCAACAGAATCAACATCCGAAGAAATTGTTGAAACTACACATGGATCTACAACTTCTACAGTGGCACAACCCCCAACACCACCTACAGTAGGACCACCTATGACTACCACAGGTATACCAACACCACCTAATCCTGGTACTGTTAAGCCCCTAGATGATGTAGAAAGTTTAAACAATCATAGTTTGGCGCATGAACAAAACGTAGGTAAGGATGAAGTTGAAAGTGTTGAAGTTGAACATGCCACCACCAAAACCTATAAACCATCAGCGGAATTTAGAATACGTCAATTAAGATCAGTCAGTGATGTAACCTATCATTGTTACAAAATCCATGCCACAACAG TAAATGGCACCATGGTGGTTAATCGTGGTTGTTCTCGTGTTCAAACTATGGAATCCGTCTGTGGTCAATGGGAAGCCCAACATCCTAATGAACAAGTTAATAAATGTTATCCCTGTTCTCGCACCAAATGTAATGGCAGTTCTGCTCTGAATGTATCAATAACCGCTTTAATTGTTGCTGTAGTGGCAGTGTTCATACACCGGAAATAA
- the LOC111678417 gene encoding mucin-2, translated as MKIFYIFLLVALTVTYSKAEILQCYVCDGDNCSDISKMTKESCGPEAITTPEPEPVSTTEPTSGTETTESQDTTTESGSGEPETTTVSGATTTTESTVTTTTTVAPETTTVGSEATTEDAPELTTTTAPETTTLEPVTTTNKPESTTVGTPETTTLEPVTTTNTPESTTVAAQETTTLEPVTTTNTPESTTVAAQETTTLEPVTTTNKPESTTVVAQETTTLEPVSTTNKPETTTAGAPETTTLQPETTTIKPESTTGVAPTTTTIFEPETSTTIATETTTDNSPTTTTVKSESITNEPETTTVSSTEDPNTKSKRSISPSAILLNNYRLISRRRRDTSSIGYSCYSVEYKDNDKTKVKKGCVAIPTEKTACQVVADKVGEENMIKDSCKVCMNNLCNSTSMLQFSMLTLFLVIFVKFLM; from the exons atgaaaattttttacatatttttactaGTGGCACTTACAGTCACCTATTCCAAAG ctgAAATTTTACAATGTTACGTTTGCGATGGCGACAATTGCTCCGATATTTCAAAAATGACCAAGGAATCTTGTGGACCAGAGGCAATAACAACACCAGAACCTGAACCAGTATCAACAACGGAACCAACAAGTGGAACCGAAACCACCGAATCACAGGATACAACAACAGAATCAGGTTCAGGAGAACCGGAAACAACAACGGTCTCTGGCGCAACAACGACTACTGAAtctacagtaacaacaacaacaacagttgcTCCAGAAACGACTACAGTTGGAAGTGAAGCAACAACAGAAGATGCTCCTGAATTAACAACTACTACTGCTCCGGAAACAACAACTTTAGAACCTGTTACTACAACTAATAAACCTGAATCAACAACAGTTGGTACTCCGGAAACAACAACTTTAGAGCCTGTTACTACAACAAATACACCTGAATCAACAACAGTTGCTGCTCAGGAAACAACAACTTTAGAGCCGGTTACTACAACAAATACACCTGAATCAACAACAGTTGCTGCTCAGGAAACAACAACTTTAGAACCTGTTACTACAACTAATAAACCTGAATCAACAACAGTTGTTGCTCAGGAAACAACTACTTTAGAACCTGTTTCTACAACTAATAAACCTGAAACAACAACAGCCGGAGCTCCAGAGACAACCACTTTGCAACCCGAAACAACAACCATTAAACCTGAATCAACAACTGGTGTTGCtcctacaacaacaactattttcGAACCAGAAACCTCAACAACCATAGCAACCGAAACTACAACTGATAATTCTCCAACAACAACTACTGTTAAATCTGAATCGATTACAAATGAACCAGAAACAACAACTGTATCCTCAACAGAAGATCCTAATACTAAATCAAAACGATCAATTTCTCCATCAGCTATATTGCTAAATAATTATCGTCTTATTTCCCGTAGACGTCGCGATACCAGCAGTATCGGCTATAGTTGTTACTCTGTGGAATATAAAG ACAATGATAAAACTAAAGTGAAAAAGGGCTGTGTTGCCATACCAACTGAAAAAACTGCCTGCCAAGTTGTCGCTGATAAGGTTGGCGAAGAGAACATGATTAAAGACTCCTGCAAAGTATGCATGAATAATTTATGCAATTCCACTTCGATGCTACAGTTTTCCATGCTTACACTGTTCCTGgtcatatttgttaaatttttaatgtaa
- the LOC111678416 gene encoding major surface trophozoite antigen 11-like: MMFSSGKYAKYICLIVIVLMQLALPAAALKCIQCGGEAKCSTTMGEEAKDCPSDGKTYTKCFTQIDTSGNISRGCKTAEEVATCTADNNCILSDERKNNQLICKKCDATDEKCSQTDMNVNDLKYNQICGEGVKKCIKKIDNKLVVRGCATDSDISQCTDAKTCETCDSVMCNTGVFPKERIRCHQCTGSSCLDVAANSLVAKPCTNYVENDQCYTKAKSETDMTRGCKSDTKDNQCTDTAEGCAFCSSDNCNYLKYKYDQVLKCHQCTGDDATNECFKEQTSTEFKDCEKQLLYNEAEYCYTQINGDKIQRGCLHDNADLTADKCTDSNNCKKCNSANGCNNAKEEPPQFTCIVCRSDLNEKCWNDAKTMQGQKCRVRPSSAKEGCFHGIWNGVAIRGCMVDASLQNQEICKDEKNLQCRACYESNCNTFDSSGANKIGLQFAVLIVVLTTLWNFK, from the exons ATGATGTTTTCAAGtggaaaatatgcaaaatatatttgtttaattgttataGTTCTAATGCAGTTAGCGCTACCAGCTGCTG caCTTAAATGTATACAATGTGGAGGTGAAGCAAAATGTAGTACAACTATGGGTGAAGAGGCCAAAGATTGTCCTTCAGATggaaaaacatatacaaaatgCTTTACACAAATTG ACACCAGTGGCAACATTTCAAGAGGATGCAAAACAGCCGAAGAAGTCGCAACATGTACAGCCGATAATAACTGTATTCTATCGGACGAGAGAAAAAACAATCAATTGATTTGCAAAAAATGTGATGCAACCGATGAAAAGTGTTCTCAAACCGACATGAATGTTAACGATCTGAAGTACAATCAAATCTGCGGTGAGGGCGTTAAGAAATGTATTAAGAAAATCGATAATAAGCTTGTCGTTAGAGGTTGTGCCACTGATAGTGATATTAGTCAATGTACCGATGCCAAAACCTGTGAAACATGTGACAGCGTGATGTGCAACACTGGGGTATTCCCCAAAGAACGCATACGTTGCCATCAATGTACTGGCAGCAGCTGTTTAGATGTTGCAGCAAATAGTTTAGTTGCCAAACCCTGTACAAATTACGTAGAAAATGATCAATGTTACACCAAAGCCAAGAGTGAAACTGACATGACACGTGGTTGCAAGTCCGATACTAAGGATAATCAATGTACTGACACTGCTGAAGGTTGTGCCTTTTGCTCCAGCgataattgcaattatttaaagtataaatatgATCAAGTGTTGAAGTGTCATCAGTGCACTGGTGACGATGCAACCAACGAATGTTTCAAAGAACAAACTAGCACGGAATTTAAGGATTGTGAAAAACAACTTCTTTACAATGAAGCCGAATATTGTTATACCCAAATCAATGGTGATAAAATCCAACGTGGTTGTCTTCATGATAATGCCGATCTTACCGCTGACAAATGTACAGATAGCAACAACTGCAAAAAATGCAACAGTGCCAATGGTTGCAATAATGCCAAAGAGGAACCACCACAGTTCACTTGTATCGTGTGTCGCAGTGATTTGAATGAAAAGTGTTGGAATGATGCAAAAACTATGCAGGGACAAAAGTGTCGCGTTAGGCCTAGTTCAGCCAAAGAAGGCTGTTTCCATGGTATTTGGA atgGTGTTGCTATTCGTGGTTGTATGGTTGATGCCAGTTTACAAAATCAAGAAATCTGTaaagatgaaaaaaatcttcaatgtAGAGCTTGCTATGAGAGTAACTGCAATACTTTTGATTCATCTGGTGCTAATAAAATCGGTTTACAATTTGCCGTATTGATAGTTGTTTTGACTACATTGtggaatttcaaataa